A window of the Moorena sp. SIOASIH genome harbors these coding sequences:
- the serS gene encoding serine--tRNA ligase, whose product MLDLKQIRENPQKVQELLDRRSINQYDLQPILELNQRQRELETSRTQLQARSNEIGKLIGQKIKSGSPPQSPEIQSLKEEGNQIKTKLSELEPEEKDLKDQLNTLLLSLPNLPCESTPIGKSEAENVEVHRWGDEYIPKDFPILPHWDIAEKLGILNFERGVKIAQSRFVTLIGAGAALERALINFMLDQQIAAGYTEVMPPVLINSESLTATGQLPKFAEDSFKCSDDDLWLAPTAEVPLVNLYRDEILEASQLPINLCAFTPCFRREAGSYGRDTRGLIRLHQFNKVELVKIVEPSTSSEEHQKLLKNAEAILETLKLPYRTVELCTGDIGFSAATTYDLEVWLPSQRTYREISSCSNCFDFQARRGRIRFKESGKKGTNFVHTLNGSGLAVGRTMSAILENYQQPDGTVKIPEALQPYMGRDLL is encoded by the coding sequence GTGCTTGACCTAAAGCAAATTCGGGAAAATCCACAAAAGGTTCAAGAACTACTAGACCGACGTAGTATCAATCAATATGACCTACAACCTATCCTGGAACTGAATCAGCGTCAGCGGGAGCTGGAAACATCCCGCACCCAGTTGCAGGCTCGTAGTAATGAAATTGGTAAGCTGATTGGTCAAAAAATCAAATCGGGTAGTCCTCCACAAAGCCCAGAAATTCAGTCGCTCAAGGAAGAGGGTAACCAAATCAAAACTAAGTTGAGCGAACTGGAACCCGAAGAAAAAGACCTAAAAGACCAGCTGAACACCCTCTTGCTATCCCTGCCCAACTTGCCCTGCGAATCCACACCGATTGGCAAGAGTGAAGCCGAAAATGTGGAAGTCCATCGCTGGGGTGATGAGTACATTCCCAAGGATTTCCCGATTCTCCCCCATTGGGACATTGCCGAAAAACTTGGCATTCTTAACTTTGAGCGAGGGGTGAAAATCGCTCAGAGTCGATTTGTGACATTGATCGGGGCTGGTGCTGCTTTGGAACGAGCACTGATTAACTTCATGCTTGACCAACAAATTGCTGCTGGCTATACCGAAGTGATGCCACCGGTACTGATCAACAGTGAATCCCTAACCGCTACCGGTCAGTTGCCTAAGTTTGCCGAGGACAGCTTCAAGTGCTCTGATGATGATTTGTGGTTAGCACCCACAGCAGAAGTGCCATTGGTCAATCTCTACCGAGACGAAATCCTCGAAGCATCCCAACTTCCCATTAATCTCTGTGCCTTCACCCCCTGCTTTCGCCGGGAAGCGGGTAGCTATGGAAGGGATACCCGGGGTCTAATTCGACTACACCAGTTTAATAAAGTTGAGCTAGTGAAAATTGTTGAGCCGAGTACTTCCTCCGAAGAGCATCAGAAGCTGCTTAAGAATGCTGAGGCGATCTTGGAAACCTTGAAATTACCCTACAGGACTGTAGAACTGTGTACAGGGGATATAGGTTTCTCAGCCGCTACAACCTATGACCTAGAAGTTTGGCTGCCTTCGCAAAGGACATATCGGGAAATTTCCAGTTGCTCCAATTGCTTTGATTTCCAGGCACGGCGGGGTAGGATTCGTTTCAAAGAGTCCGGGAAAAAAGGCACTAACTTTGTTCATACTCTCAATGGCTCAGGATTGGCAGTAGGGCGTACTATGTCAGCCATTCTGGAAAATTATCAGCAACCCGATGGAACGGTTAAGATACCAGAGGCTCTACAGCCTTATATGGGGCGAGATTTGTTGTAA
- the rpsN gene encoding 30S ribosomal protein S14 yields the protein MAKKSMIEREKKRKKMVEKYAAKREALKEEFKNAATQRERLEIHRKIQQLPRNSAPCRVRNRCWVTGRPRGYYRDFGLSRHVLREWAHQGLLPGVVKSSW from the coding sequence ATGGCTAAAAAATCAATGATTGAGCGCGAAAAAAAGCGCAAAAAAATGGTAGAAAAGTACGCAGCTAAGCGGGAGGCGCTCAAGGAAGAGTTTAAAAATGCTGCGACTCAACGAGAAAGGTTAGAGATCCACCGGAAAATACAACAGCTCCCCCGCAACAGCGCCCCCTGCCGTGTGCGGAACCGTTGTTGGGTTACGGGGCGTCCTCGAGGTTACTACCGAGACTTTGGACTATCTCGCCATGTCTTGCGGGAATGGGCACACCAAGGTCTATTGCCAGGTGTGGTTAAATCAAGCTGGTAG
- the nth gene encoding endonuclease III encodes MSITRKWSAKQQRSLEILIRLKRLYPEATCTLNYETPVQLLVATILSAQCTDERVNQVTPGLFRQFPDAVAIASADIEVLETLVRSTGFYRNKAKNIQGACRMIVKEYGGQVPKQMDKLLKLPGVARKTANVVLAHAYGINQGVTVDTHVKRLSQRLGLTEHTEPIRIERDLMGLLPQEDWENWSIRLIYHGRAICKARKPDCDACVLADLCASADLPEVTTTTTDRWKTN; translated from the coding sequence ATGAGTATTACCCGAAAATGGTCTGCCAAGCAGCAACGATCCCTAGAGATTCTAATTCGCCTTAAGCGACTCTATCCGGAAGCCACCTGCACACTGAATTACGAAACGCCAGTACAGTTACTGGTGGCAACCATTCTTTCTGCTCAATGCACCGATGAACGTGTGAATCAGGTAACACCGGGGTTGTTTCGCCAGTTTCCTGATGCTGTTGCGATCGCTAGTGCTGATATAGAAGTCTTGGAAACTTTAGTGCGCTCTACTGGCTTTTATCGTAATAAGGCAAAAAATATTCAAGGTGCCTGCCGCATGATTGTTAAGGAATACGGTGGTCAGGTACCGAAACAAATGGACAAACTCCTCAAGTTGCCTGGAGTTGCTCGTAAAACCGCCAATGTAGTACTTGCCCATGCCTATGGTATTAACCAGGGAGTCACTGTAGACACTCACGTCAAGCGCCTCAGTCAGCGTCTAGGATTGACAGAACACACTGAGCCCATCAGGATTGAGCGAGATTTAATGGGGCTTTTGCCCCAGGAGGATTGGGAAAACTGGTCTATTCGGCTGATTTATCATGGTAGGGCAATTTGTAAAGCCCGAAAACCTGATTGTGATGCTTGTGTTTTGGCGGACTTATGTGCCAGTGCAGATCTGCCTGAGGTAACGACTACTACAACAGATCGCTGGAAAACTAATTAA
- the rseP gene encoding RIP metalloprotease RseP produces the protein MSILAAIAVLAVLILVHELGHFMAARLQGIYANRFSLGFGPILWKYQGPETEYAVRAIPLGGFVGFPDDDPDSDIPPNDPNLLRNRPILDRAIVISAGVIANLVFAYFLLVAQVGMVGISQFNYQPGVVVPKLAPESSLVATEAGLKPRDIILAVDGQGLEANPEGITFLMKAIQNHPNQPLEMRIQRQKQTLLLKVIPEPGIDGKGKIGVQLSPNGEEVRQRAGSLLEVFSRGAEEYQRITVLTLQGFGQLLSNFGETAEQVSGPVAIVAIGADIARSNAVNLLQFAALISINLAIINILPLPALDGGQLAFLLIEGLRGKPLPMEVQQNIMQTGLVLLLGLGVFLIIRDTANLVWVQNLFQ, from the coding sequence ATGTCAATTTTGGCGGCGATTGCAGTTTTGGCAGTCTTGATTCTTGTTCACGAGCTGGGTCATTTTATGGCAGCTCGTCTGCAAGGAATCTATGCCAATCGCTTTTCTCTTGGCTTTGGTCCAATTCTCTGGAAATATCAGGGTCCAGAAACTGAGTATGCAGTGCGAGCGATTCCCCTAGGGGGGTTTGTGGGTTTTCCTGATGATGACCCCGATAGCGATATTCCTCCCAATGATCCCAATTTGCTCCGCAACCGACCGATTCTAGACCGGGCAATTGTGATTAGTGCTGGTGTCATTGCTAACTTAGTCTTTGCTTACTTCCTCCTTGTGGCTCAGGTAGGAATGGTTGGCATCTCCCAATTCAACTACCAACCGGGTGTGGTAGTGCCTAAACTTGCCCCAGAAAGCAGTTTAGTGGCTACAGAAGCAGGCCTTAAACCAAGAGACATAATTCTCGCCGTAGATGGTCAAGGGTTGGAAGCAAACCCGGAAGGGATTACTTTCCTGATGAAAGCGATTCAAAATCATCCCAACCAGCCCCTCGAAATGCGGATTCAGCGTCAAAAACAAACGCTACTGTTAAAGGTGATTCCGGAACCAGGGATAGATGGGAAAGGAAAAATTGGTGTACAACTGTCTCCCAATGGGGAGGAAGTGCGTCAACGTGCTGGTAGTTTGCTGGAGGTATTCAGTCGTGGTGCCGAAGAATATCAACGCATTACAGTCTTAACCCTGCAAGGCTTTGGTCAGCTACTGAGTAATTTTGGCGAAACGGCGGAACAAGTGTCTGGTCCAGTGGCAATTGTGGCGATTGGAGCCGATATTGCTCGTTCCAACGCTGTCAATCTTTTACAGTTTGCAGCTCTGATTAGTATCAATCTAGCGATTATTAATATCTTGCCCCTACCAGCCCTTGATGGTGGTCAGTTGGCTTTCTTACTGATTGAAGGACTTCGAGGTAAGCCCTTGCCCATGGAAGTACAGCAGAATATTATGCAAACTGGGCTAGTGCTGCTTCTGGGTTTAGGTGTTTTCTTGATTATTCGGGATACAGCTAACCTGGTTTGGGTACAAAACTTATTCCAGTAA